One genomic segment of Impatiens glandulifera chromosome 6, dImpGla2.1, whole genome shotgun sequence includes these proteins:
- the LOC124943512 gene encoding uncharacterized protein LOC124943512 produces the protein MSKGAGSSGAQQNNGIFHYPQLTHTNYISWVIRVQAMMEDQEVWEAVESVEGTEIDVRLDKKARSHLLQALPEDLLIQVANKKTTKEVWDCLKTRFVGADRVKNARLQTLKSEFDRMHMNDSESLDQYAGRLTSISVRYSSLGETLNDIAIVKKLFDTVPERFISVVAGIEQFYNLETLTFEEAVGRLKVFEERTRKKNTNFGGNEGQVLLTQEEWKARFKKDEEDSLNQWKKDSRNSGTHGQGGRTQCRGQGRGGREAPSRKDKESGSGGRGAPRDKSRIRCFNCNEMGHYLTQCRAKKKEVSHLTHADNVEPALLMAISEEIPPINVVMLYKMKLTPEILEAKNDKTSRDAWFLDNGASNHMSGDKEKFFELDEAVTGKV, from the coding sequence ATGTCGAAGGGTGCAGGATCATCAGGGGCGCAGCAAAATAATGGCATATTCCACTATCCACAGCTAACACACACGAACTACATCAGTTGGGTGATACGTGTACAGGCTATGATGGAGGACCAAGAAGTATGGGAGGCAGTCGAGTCAGTAGAAGGCACAGAGATTGATGTCCGACTTGATAAGAAGGCGAGGTCACATCTTCTGCAAGCACTTCCGGAGGATCTTCTAATACAGGTGGCAAATAAGAAGACGACGAAGGAAGTGTGGGATTGTCTCAAGACGAGGTTCGTCGGCGCAGACCGAGTGAAGAATGCACGATTGCAGACATTGAAGAGTGAGTTTGATAGGATGCATATGAACGACAGTGAGTCGCTCGATCAATATGCTGGTCGACTCACATCCATATCAGTTAGGTACTCAAGCCTTGGAGAAACACTAAATGATATTGCGATAGTAAAGAAGCTCTTCGACACCGTGCCAGAAAGGTTTATTAGTGTGGTAGCCGGCATCGAGCAGTTTTACAACCTTGAGACGTTAACATTTGAGGAAGCTGTTGGAAGGCTGAAGGTCTTCGAGGAGCGTACGCGcaagaaaaacacaaacttTGGAGGAAACGAAGGACAAGTGCTACTCACTCAGGAGGAGTGGAAGGCACGGTTTAAAAAGGACGAGGAAGACTCATTGAACCAGTGGAAAAAGGATTCCAGAAATAGTGGGACCCATGGTCAAGGAGGTAGAACCCAATGTAGAGGCCAAGGGAGAGGAGGCCGAGAAGCACCATCTCGGAAAGACAAAGAAAGTGGTTCAGGTGGTCGAGGAGCTCCTCGAGACAAGAGTCGCATTCGTTGTTTTAATTGCAACGAGATGGGACATTACTTAACACAATGTCGAGCAAAGAAGAAGGAGGTATCACACCTTACCCACGCAGACAACGTCGAACCAGCATTACTTATGGCAATCTCGGAGGAGATTCCTCCAATCAATGTTGTCATGCTGTATAAAATGAAGCTGACTCCGGAAATTCTAGAAGCTAAGAACGATAAGACATCAAGAGATGCTTGGTTCTTGGACAATGGCGCTAGCAATCACATGAGTGGCGATAAAGAGAAGTTCTTTGAACTAGACGAGGCAGTCACTGGAAAGGTGTAG